The sequence TCCCAGTACCTCGGCTGCCTCGTATTTATAATGGATAACAACTGTTCCTGTCTCACAGTGCTGCAGACAATGATGTTACTACTACTCTCCCTGAATTACAGAAAAATGAAGCTCGGCCGAGAAGGgtcttacccaaggtcacacctATGGTGGTCGATAGGGGCCAAATGTTAATTCAGGTGTGGGAGCAATTGGCCCAGCTACCCTTCCGGGCCCCGCCAGTGACTGGCAGGTATCCCGAACGCTGGCATTCAATGCAGGGAGGCGAAGGAGCCCTGGTTCGCGCAGCACCGAGGCAGGCCCCACAGGGCCAGGCCTCCCGGGCGGCCGTTATCCAGCCCACTTAacaatgaggacactgaggcccagagaaggcaaTGACGGATCCGAGGCCTGGAGGGCGATGCTCGGGTTTGAACTCAGGCCTCTTAGAGCCTTCAGGAGGGCCGCGCCCCCGCCACTAGCTCCCACGGCCAGAGCTTGGTTcccgcccggccctgccccctcccgccGCCCTGCGGTCACCTTCGGCCTTCGCTGCGCTCGGCACCGGCCCAGCTCCGGGCCCGGCTCCGCTCCTGCCGGGGCTCCGCGCCACCGCCGccgcgccccacccccgccacggccgccgccgccgccgccatctTAGCGCCCCGCCGCTTCAACAACAACTTTATAGACAAGCGCAGCGCGGGGCGGGACCACCGGGCCGCCGCAGCCGCgccgcggggcggggcctgccgggGAAGAGGCGGGGCCGTGCTGACctcaggggcggggccaggggggACCGGGAGGGGCCCGCCCGCAGGAGGCGGGGCTAACGTCCGCTCTTCTGGCCGGGGGAACCGGCAGGATTGCCGGTGCTGTCACGGGCTGACGCGCACCGCCTCGGAGGCTCCGAGGGAGGGCACTCTGGCCCTCTGAGCGGCGTCCCCACCGGCGGCGCTAGGACCGCGTGGGGCGCGGCGGGGGCGGAGCCGGCGGCACCAGGACCCAGGGGAACCTCGGCAGGCAGGAGGCGAACAGGCCCCGGGGCCGGGAGGCtgctggcggcggcggcgctggGCCCGGCGCGGCGAGAGTCCCGGAGATGCCGAGCAAGAAGAAGAAGTACAACGCGCGGTTCCCGCCGGTGAGCACGTGGTCGGGGCCGTAAGGAGAGGGCTCGGCTCCCGGGAGGCTCGAGCCCAGGCCCTGCTTGAGGGCGGGCGCATCGCAGTGTTAGGGGGCCCAGACGCCCCGCCCCCTTCTCGGCCCTCCCCACAtcggtgccccccgcccccttttcTCCGGGATACCCCCTCGCTTCCCCAACACCCTTCTCTGGGGTAGAGGTGACGGGATCCgagctctctgcctcctccccaggcgCGGATCAAGAAGATAATGCAGACGGACGAAGAGATTGGAAAGGTGGCGGCGGCTGTGCCTGTCATCATCTGTATCCTGTCGGGGGCTGGCCGGGTcgaggggtgtggggaagggaggcagcccAGAGTGGGCTGGAACTCCACTCCTGCGTTCTCCTTGACGGCCCTGAGCCCGGGCGCTGGAGCTCTTCCTGGAGTCGCTTCTGAAGAAGGCCTGCCAGGTGACCCAGTCCCGAAACGCCAAGACCATGACCACATCCCATTTGTAAGTGGCGAGGAGATGAAAGGGCCCTATGGGGCTCTGCCCCAGAAGTTCACACGCTTAAGAGAGGCTGTGCCCTAGTCGGGCCCCAGGGCCGGGAGGCTGCAGGTGGGAGACGACTGGGAGATCAGCAAGGCTTTAGAGGCCGGTGGGTTTGATCTCGGAGAGAAGGGGTTGGGCCTTACAGCACAAAGGCGAGGTCTGATGGTGGAAATGGGGTGGAGGTTTTCCAGCCTTCGTCCTTCTGACATCCCGAGCTTCTTGCTGCCCATTGCTGAGAGCCCAGACATCTGAGCCCTGCCAGATGCcgtgccctccccccgcccctttcAGGAAGCAGTGCATTGAGCTGGAGCAGCAGTTTGACTTCTTAAAGGACCTGGTAGCATCCGTGCCTGACATGCAGGGGGATGGGGAAGACAACCATATGGATGGGGACAAGGGTGCCCGCAGGTGAGGAGCCAGGGCCAAGTGTCCCTCGGTAGAAGGCCAAGGCCACTACAGGAATgggaggtggctgggggtggTGAAGGAGCAGGGAGATGGACTGTACCTTCCCAAAGGGGCCGGAAGCCAGGTGGCGGCAGCCGGAAGAATGGTGGGATGGGAAGCAAAGGCAAAGACAAGAAGTTGTCGGGGACGGATTCAGAGCAGGAGGTGAGTGAGGCCCCCAGCCCTCTGTCCTGCTCCTCCAAGCTGGCCAGAGGCCTGATCCCATCCTCACCCGTGACCTCTTTTTACCTCGGTTGCTTTGTTCGTAAGTGGGGGCTGTGGAGGTcaccctcctgtccctgcccctccagggGTCTAGGCTTTCCAGTGATGGGTCCATGCCCTTCTTGTCATCTCTGACCCCTGCCTTGCTCCCAGGATGAGTCTGAGGACACTGACACTGACGGGGAAGAGGAGACACCACAGGCCCCACCCCAGTCcagccacccccctgccccctttCAGAGGTAAGCAGCTCAGTGGCTCCAGGAGGGGACCGGCAGACTtgttcctcccacctccctggccccTTGCTTCTGTTGCAGATCTGGGGAATGGGAAGGGGGGAGCTAAGGTGGGCTTACAGACAAGAGACTGTGCTCTCAGAAGGGCCCTTCTCCCTGGCGAAGAAGGGAGATGGATGGGCCTGGGCGGGGGCTGTGGGACCTGGACTTGGCCCCTGTTTGGTTCAGAGGGCGTGGGCTTTGCGCTGCAtgtgtggagggtggggtggggctcagtgggCACTGGAGAGTGACCTGACCTTCCTCTCCTGCtttctgccctgcagccccccaaCACCCTTCATGCCCTTCACCTCGACTCTGCCTCTGCCCCCGGCACCCCCGGGCCCCTCAGCGCCCGATGCAGAGGACGAAGAGGACTATGACTCCTagcaccctctgccccccaggccaCACCCCCTTTTAGTTGATTTTAGTTGTTCTGGGGGGAGGACAGctgttcttaaatttattaaaaaaagaaataaaaggggacACCCGTGTCTGTCCCAGCCTCTGTCCAGGGCATTGTGGCCACCTTCCCATCCATCGCCTGCCTTCCCCACGCTGAGCAGtgaagggaggggctggaggccgTGCGTCTGCCGGGGCAGGACCAGGGGTGCTGATGGAATGAAGGTGGGCGGAGTGGTATGGGGCCGAGCCAGCAGGTGCTTGCTGGTCATGCCCGGGGACAACCTGTGTCTtgttgtgtgaccctgggcaggtccCACCCTTCTCTGAGCAGTCTCTTCTCACCTCTCCGATGGAGACCCTTCTGCCCTGCCGTGGGCCACTTCACGGGATAGACAGCAGGAGCAGCAGAACTGTGGCTGGAGCACCGCCTGCCGccgtgaggggtgggggaaggggcggtGGGAGCAGTCGGGTGAGGTTGTGCAGGGTGTCCGGGCTTGTGCTGCGTGGGCTGTGCCACTGGTGCTCAGCCTGTGCCTGTTCCGGAGCACAGATGTGCTCTCAGGGTGCGACAGCTCGGTGAGGCCGGGCCGGGGGCCTGGGGAGCAGTGGTAGGACTTGCACCGGCTCGAGAGAGCTGGCGGCCGACTGGACGTGAGCTGACAGGGAGGGAACCCTCAAGAACTCGCGGGTTTCTTTCTGTGGCCACTTGGGCAGGGGCCTTTTTTAGTGGGGAcacaggaggaagagcagggttGGGCCTGAGGGTCCTAAGTTAGGCTCTGAGGGATCCAGGGTGCCTGGGGCTGCTGAGGAGGGGTGCAGAGCGGCTCCTTGGAAACTGGGGGCCTAGAGAGGAGGGGACCTCatgctgcagggaggggcggtCCATCAAAGGAGACTGAAGAGCAGCCAGACCCAGGGGCTCCCCCCAACTGGAGCCACTGGTGGTGCCCACCCAGGGGTGCTGGGAGGCGGGAGAGCCAGCTGAACGCCAGGACCCCTTGCAGGCGCTAGGGAAGCCTTGCCAGAGCTGGCTCGGTGGCTCGGTGGTTGGCGAGGTTGGTGAGGAGGGGGCGGAGCTGGCGGTGAGAAAGTgaggtcagcagcagcagcagcagcagcaacagcagcagtggCTGCGACACTGCCCCCGGCTGTGACACGGAGAGAGCAGTGGCCCAGagccaggaggaagggaggctttgtttctgtttttgaagaTGCCTGAAATGCAAGCTTGTAGTGGTGGAGGGGCGAAGGGAGAGGATGCGGGAGAATCGAGGCAGTGAGGTGGAGGGTGCCCGAGGCAGCCCCCGCCCGCCGAGGGAGAGTGGGGTGAGTCGGTTTAGGCGGCAGGGCTGCGGGGCTGAGTTTTCACCGGAGGTGTCTGGCCTCTGTGACACGGGAGGCTGCCGGCACGTGGGTCCTGGctgccccctcccatctgctcGCCCTCTGGGTGTGGTGGCACCTTTCGGGGAACCGCCTCTCCTCTGCGCAGCCTGCGGTGTGTGTGGCAGACCCCACTCCCTGGGGCTTACGGGTGGGAACGTGGTGCCAGCCTGGCCAGTCACAGCGCCACCCACGCCCTGGCCACAGTGGGCGGGGCAGGCAGGCCGTGACCCCTGGGGTTTCAGGCGGGACCTCGGGGAGAGGGCTTTGGTGTGGTCGTGGTCGCTGGCTCCCCTGTGGCTTGGGGGACAGCGGGAACCCTCTTGAGGGCCCAGGTGAGGGTGACGGTGGCCACACCCGGGAGGCAGAGCTGGTGGGAGGAAGGCTGGGCGCTGCTGGAAGCTGCTTCGGACCCTGAGGGGCGACCCTGGCCGAGAACAAGGCCAGCACGGTAGCACCAGCAGGCTCAGAGCCACGACGTCCCGTGACGTCTGACCACCTGCCCGAAGCCTGTATGCCTTAGGCTTGCTGGTTGCGTGAGCCCGTAAACACTCCCCCTTAAAGGCAGCCGGTTTCTGTGTCTGGGAACTGGATCAGAGCTCTGGCTGACAGGGACCACGAATGGGGGTGGGCCCGGGAGTGCAGTGGTTTCTCTGACATATGGGGGGCTCAGGCCCAGGGACGGTGGGCGCCTGGGCCCACAGAGTGGGGAGCACGCCCAGAGGCCAGGAGGGACAgcggtgggagagggagagacccTGTGAGCCTGCCGCTGGGGTCGGTCTAAAAGGCGAGATTCGCGGCTCGGGGTGCCAGGGCTGGGTGGCGACTGCggtgggcagggaggccagggtgCAGGGAGCACCGTGGTGCAGGGGAAAGTCTCGAGGGGgcgcaggtggggtggggtgtccaGGAGCCCTGTTTCTGCTGCAGGACCTCACAGGCCGTGGGGAAGGGCCTGGCTCAGCCTTGGCCAAGTGGTGGGGGTGCGGCCCCCTGTCAGAGGACAGGGCTTGGCAGCCTCTGGGCGCCTCCTGGGAGTGGGGCACGATGGCCCTGCCCTGTGGGCTCCCCTGGGCACTGGACAGGGGCAGCCTGTGAATGTCCCATCTGCAGAGCTACACCTGGGAACCcggtgatttctttctttttttttttttttaagatttgatttatttttagaggggaaggaagagagaaagggaaagggagagaaacatcagtgtgtggttacctctcatgtgccccccaatgggaacctggcccacaacccaggcatgtgccctgactgggaattgaactggcgaccccttgcTTTATaggccggcacttaatccactgagctacaccagtcagggctcttccTTTATTCTCTATCCATTGAAGAGCCTTGAGCCTCAGGCCAAGTGTATCTGAGTGCCTCAGCCAGCCTCAGCTGTACCCTAGGGTGTGGGTGTGACCCATGTGTGAAATGGGGCAGCTTTTGAGGCCAGTGTGGGAGTCGAGGACCTTGACCTTCATGTGAAGGGTATCGACCCACTATCCCTGCCAAGTGGAGAGCCTCCCTGCACAGCCCGTCTGAGGACGCAGCCAGCAAACGTTCATCGGGCACCCGACACCATCACTCAGCAGGGAAATGAGATGCTGTCAGCTGCCGGAAGCCGGGAACTGGGAAGTCTGGCATCgccaagtgctggagaggagggggcagccccCAAGCTCACACTGCCGGTGGGGCTGTCAGTGGGCGCCACCACCTCAGAAACAGTGTCTCCTTGAGACTATCGACAGACACTCCCCGTGGCACAGCAGTGCCACCGCTAGGCACACGTCCACCACAAGACACGTGTGAGAATGCGCATGGCCCCCAGGTGGAAACGAGCCAAAGGCCCACCGACCGGCGCGTGGGCAGAGCATCGCTGTGTGCAGTGCAGCAACGAAGAACCGGCCACCTCACACGCAGCAGCGCGGTGAACCCTGTAGTAGTTGTGCTGAGCAGGGGAAGCCAGACACAAGAATATGCACTGGGACCGCGTTCATTTGCACGGATTCAGGGCGGGTGAGACTAGTCCTGGTGATGGGAGCGAGAGTAACGGTCACTTCCAGGGCCGGGGCAGGCTGGGAGGCACATGAGGGAGCCTTCCGGAACGAGCTTGTGCTTCGAACCGAGTGGTGGTttgatgtaaaaatatattaagctGCACACTTAAAATGTGTGCGCTTTTAGGGTATCGTAAAATTTGAATTTATCTGCTGAGACCCTATCACACAGCAGACGCTTCCAGGTAGTGGCGACTGTGGGAGCAAAACGTCCTTGGGGTTTGCTTCTGAtggggagacacagagaagttacATAGGATGGTACGGTGGGGAAAAGAGAGCATAATAaggggggagtggggagcccCGGCAGGAGGAGCTGCCCCGGCGGTTCTATAGGGGGCGCAGGGGAGACCCCGAGAGGGCGAGGTGTAAGTAGAAGGGCCCGCGAGGGAAGGCGGGCGGGCCACCGCTCTCTGCGGGCAGAGCAGCTGCCGGGCGAAGGCCAGGGGCGTTGAGACGCGACTCTGCCGGGTGTCCCTCTGTGGTCCCCTCACTCCCACTTCCTCAGGCATCACACAGGGGCCCCTGCTCAGGAGCCACCAGCCCTCTCCTCCGCCTGCCTTGGCTGAGGGGTGTCACTCAGCCAAGCCCTGTGCCACTGGCAGCCGCTCAGGGCCCCAGACGCTCTGTAGGAGGGAAGAAGGTAGTGGCGTCTGTGTAGGAGGGGCTGCTCCCCCACACCCGCcccaggggcggggtggggggggggaggaaggagagctaAGGGATGGAGAGATCTTGCCCGACTGGAGGTGTGAGCAGGCCTGGCTGTGGGCCCTGTGTGggctcccctcttctcctctccgGCTGCACCTTCCACACCCATCAGCTGGGGCTACCGACAGCGCCTGCCCCTCGTGGTCCCTGGGCAGGGCGAGTGTGGGGCCCTCTTCCAGCAGCGGTGTCACCGCCCTGGTTTTACAAacggggagactgaggctctgaAAGCGGGGGCAGCGGTCTGTGTTTGCTCCGTGGCTCAGAGGCCGGCTGGGGCTTCGACAGAggcctgggggggtgggtggggggtccGGTGTGGGTGAAGCCTGCAAACTCCTCTCTCTGAggctccccactcccatccctTCTCAGGTTCCTCAGGCTTGGTCCAGGGCACGCACGGGACCAAGTTTCCACTCTTCTGGGCTATGAGCTCAGTGGCAGAGGAATGGCGCCTGGGTCACGGGGCTTGGTGCCTCCTCTCCTAGGGCACAGCTTTTGTGGAGAGTGGCAGGTGGCTCTGGACTCTCTCAGGGGGCTCCTTGGAGCTGTCTGGGGGTGGGTCAGGGGCTGTGTGATGCTCACCCTCCACCATCAGAGTGAGCTATCTTTCTCGTGAAACCGCGTCCTTCCTACtctgtgtgcgtgcatgcgttCACGTGAGACTTCTGCTCCCACCGCAGTAAATCAGAGCTGCAAAGGAAGGAAGATACAAGGTCCACCCTGGCTGGAGTGCCTCAGTGGATCGAGTACCAGCCTGCTAACCAAGgcatcaccagttcgattcccagtcggggcacgtgcctgggttgctgaagCGATCACCGGCCGGCAGTGACctcggaacactgtggatggctcgtcaacacgcaagaaaaacatacacagacacaagcagtttctgtggggaagtaggaccgaaatggccactctctctggtagAAAAGAGCGcccgttccccctccggagaggctttctattggttttgtttgcatgagaattcaggtaaagctcattactctgttgctaggaagtaaggatcaaacaatagataacaaggaagtctgagggcctattttgagtcagggtcaaagagctgtaaaactttgaggaacaaacttacttcttccttggacccttatcattgaactgagagcattctaaacaaagcaggtctcATGGGATCTTACATAGTCTTCCTTAAGCctgatcacccaggaaacccgccctttccagcacagggctgcaccaccctgtcattgtttcaggcttaggtggagcaggggaactaaggcaaccaagagataaggagattttctcccagacgatgaggactcaggctacgtcaaagccaaggagcgagggtccatcacacccttttgctgtagcccccaaagtcctttcttgggggcctcccacatgatcgtgcctgtcttaggtcgttccccccttggggaatcttacccgtcattggctaaccgaccaagcattggggctcagttatgaatgaagcagcagaagcagcgctcctgccagggagataagcttttgtctccttgctggcttacagtccaagggtgttcccttaacCTTACCCTAGGCGGGGGCtgcagcttctgataccaggcagggcggttcctaACAGGTTCCTAGTTGGGGGTGCGTgggaggccaccacacattgatgcttctctccctttctccatcccttttcctctctctagaaagtaaataaataaaatcttaaaaaaaaaaaaaaagaaagaaaatacaaggtCCGGCATGACACGCGTCAGGGTGGCGGGACTAGGAAGTCAGATGAACCGACCGCCggagggagcagggactgggAGTCCGGAGTGTGGGGTACGAATGTGAACCAGAGGGACCTTTGAAAGGGCAGCTTTGCAGCcaagtgccccccaccccggcagttCCGCTCCTTGGTAAAACCTCACAAATGGAAAGACATGTCTTAGGCGTGGCCTGAGGTGGCCAAGAGTAGGAGGCTGGCGGTGTCTGTCTCTGGGGACCATGCGGCAGACAGAAATGTCGACCATTCTCCAGTGCACGTGTTGCGTGGAAAGCGGAGAAAGGCAGGACCAGATCCGCAGCACAGCAGCGTCTGTACAAACTAAACACAGGCCAGCACAGGACGCGGGTACATTTCTGCCCCGGGCTCTGTGACTTGAGCAAGTGACTGCAGCTGTCCGCGCTTCAGTTTCCTTGTCCGTACAGTGGGGGCGGCAACAGCGCCCCCTTCAGGGACGGGTGACGGTTACGTGAGAGATGACATGAAGCACTCAGCACAGCGCCCGTATTGAGTCCGcattaacctggctggcgtagctcagtggattgagcttgggctgtgaaccaaagggtcgctggttcgattcccagccagggtacatgcctgggttgcaggccacggcccccagcaaccgcacattgatgtttctctctttctctctctttctccctcccttccctctctaaaaataaataaataaaatctttttttaagaagtcCACATTAAAGGGAGGTTTGGGGGGACCCTGGTGATGCATGGAGTACCCCAAACCAAGGAGCACAGACTGCTTAAGTCTAGGTACCCCATGtttaaagggaaaagtaaaaaatattgcCAACTGTCTTTCAGAGTGGGCTAAACCAATCTATCCCCCGGATAGTGTctggagaggacacacagagagtggccctgctgtgtgcccagggtcacacGTGTTTTCTTGGTCCACTCACTCCACAACGTTCCCTGAGCGCCTCCTTGGTGCCGGGCACTGttctgggccctgggggaggagctCCTTCGGGGCTTCCGCGCTAGGTGTCGAGGGACCCGCTGCCGGCAAACGCACCCACAGCTGATATCAAGGGCAGCGAGtgctgtgaaggaaaagaaaacgggggtggggtggggcaggccggTAGTGTGCCCAccactggggagggaggggctgctgcccTGGTTTCCAGCCGCAGGTTCTTCCCCAGCCCGTCCCCGCGCCGGCTCCTTTCACTTTCCCCTTCCCCTAAGTTCTTCGGGTTTTGTTTCTGCCTCTGGGTTTCCTGCCCCCGCCCACCACCACCTTTATCTGGAATTATCACCTCTTACTGGCagcttgggggtggaggggcgggtgacagacaatggggtgggggcctgggccctCCATGTCTCCTCAGAAGGCTCCTCTGCATCATCGCCCACGTGCTCTGACCCCTGGAGGTCCCACTCGCTGCCACGCTCAAGGGAGGAGGGCGCCCAGTCAGGGCGTGGGCTCCGGGCGGCACCCCCTGCATGTTAGTGCTAGCACTGCCCCCTCGGCCTGGCACTTAGCAGACGACccgacctctctgtgcctcagtctccttactATAAATGGGCACGGTGGAAGGGTGTGGTGAGCTTCGCCTGGTGTTCACAGAGACCCGCTGACCACGCGTGTCGCGCCAGGCTCCATTCTAGGCGCTGGCATGCGGCTGTGAAGGAGCCTGGTCCCGGGCCCTCTGTGCTTGACCTTTGGCGAGGGCAGGGATTCTCACTCCGGCCACGCACCGGAGTCACTGGGGAGCTCTGAAGGTGCCTGGTGCCCTGGGCCCACCTCCGAAGATTCTGATCCAGCTGGCTGGGAGGCCCGGGCCTTGGCGCATTTGGAAGGCCTCCCGTGGGGTTCTAACGCGCAGCCTGCAGCCGGGGTGGAAAACCACAGCTGAGAGGAGCCCTACGACGACTCTGAACGGGGCCTTGCTCCGAGACGCCCAGCAGACGATGCTGTTCAGTCGACAATCTTCCAGCGTTCGCTGCCCATGTAACCGGAAaggacaccggcgttcgggctgcctgtcaccaccaaacCCAAtcagcaatgacagcgattgaatctttacgGACGCTTTactcagatggccagcgatccgaGAAGATCGCTGGTTCACACCCTCACataccatcttgccttctcttttcaggccagactttttataaggggggtgggggtggggtgggggcgatAAACAAGGAGCGGTGAGGGCTTGGAGATTCAGAAGCTGcgacattcctgtcctgggcagttagctgttcccaggggacgGTGGTCCTCCGtcttctctccctggaacacaaaggtctGGATGcttccagttgtccccaggtggtGATCTCtggccagtgccccaggaggtcggctgttttcccaggagccagggacaggccttatctgtagtttctgaaacaaaagctttaacatatacattacctgctaggcttataacttttcaccttaagctaaaatttcccaactcttgagtcccctatcgcCAGATGATCCCAGCAGACCCCTCGCTGGCCACCCCGCCTCCAGGGCCCTGCTGGCTGCCCAGGCTTTCTCCTGGGCGGGACTGGAACATAAAAGTTTTAATGTTCATGAAACCTTATCTATTTGTTCCTTCGTTATTAGTGCTTGTGGTGTTGTATCTAATAGACCATTGCCAAATCTAAAGTCATTCCtatttttccccctgaattttAATTCTTACCCTTAAATCTGGGGTTCATtgtgagttaatatttgtatatggtgtgaggcaAAGGTCCACACTTCATTCTTTTACACGTGGAAATCCAGCTGTTCCAGCACCGTCCTCTGAAAAGGCTCTTCTCTTCCCCCTGGGTGGTTTTGGCAGCctgtctaaaatcaatgaccATAGGCCCAGGCAGGGCGGCTCACTGGTTAGAGCAATGTCTCAGTGTgccaaggctgcgggttcgattcccagtcaaggcacacatAAGACagacaagaatcaaacaatgaacacataaataagtggaacaaaaaattaccgtttctctctctctctctctctctctcatcaataaattaaaaaaatagccctggctggcgtagctcaatggattgagcgcgggctgcgaaccaaagtgtcacatgttcaattcccagtcagggtacatgcctgggttgcaggtcacggcccccagcaactgcacattgatgtttctctctctctttctccctctcttccctctctaaaaaataagtaaataaaatctttaaaaataataaaataaaataaaaccaatggaCTGTAAATATAAGAGctcttatttctggactctcagt is a genomic window of Phyllostomus discolor isolate MPI-MPIP mPhyDis1 chromosome 6, mPhyDis1.pri.v3, whole genome shotgun sequence containing:
- the DRAP1 gene encoding dr1-associated corepressor, whose amino-acid sequence is MPSKKKKYNARFPPARIKKIMQTDEEIGKVAAAVPVIISRALELFLESLLKKACQVTQSRNAKTMTTSHLKQCIELEQQFDFLKDLVASVPDMQGDGEDNHMDGDKGARRGRKPGGGSRKNGGMGSKGKDKKLSGTDSEQEDESEDTDTDGEEETPQAPPQSSHPPAPFQSPPTPFMPFTSTLPLPPAPPGPSAPDAEDEEDYDS